CATGGACTCACAGCACTTGGAGCCCAGAAACTccaagggcggggcggggccaacAGCGGAGGCGGGCCTACCGGTTGGGGGGCGGGGCATCTGCCTTTGCCGGGTTACGATTGGCTAGGAGGCGGGACCTGGTGTTAGAACGAGGGGTGGGACTTGTTTGGGAAGAGGCCCTAGATGGCGGACTTTGGGCAGCCGCCCCGTGACCTTCCACGACCGTCCAACCTGAAGGTATACCGCACTGCTGGCATGGAAAGCGGGCTGGACTCGGAAGGCCCGAAATAAGTGCCTGCAGCGTGGGGCCAATGGAAGACCACGGAAGGTGGGCCTGAGTGGGCCTTGGCAAATGGCAGACGTTGATGGGCGTGGCCTCCTGTACAGAAGGGCGTGAGGCTTGCACTGCGAACCAATGAGAAGCGAGAAAAGGCGGGGCCTGTGTCCAGAAGCGTGGCTACGGCTCTGCGCACGCGCGAGTGGCCATACTACTTGGCGCTGCCCATCAGTTTGGGTGAAAGGAACGCGGCCGTTCGCCTGGATCACGTGACTAGAAGGTGCGCGGAATTCCTGTGGAGTCATTTCTTGTAGGTGAAGGTTGAAGTGCCCGGGAAGTTGGAGAAACATCCCGAGGTGACCTAACCTCGAGGTTGGGGTCAGGCTGGGGCTCTGGCGCTCGCTCGGGGGCGGGGTCTGGCTAGACGGGTGGGGCTCTCCGCTGGCGCTGAGATTCGGCACCTGGACGTAAAAGGTAGGCGATCCATGGAGAAGTAGGTAAGCGGGCAACAACTATTTTGAAGGCATTGTAGTTGCATTGACCTGTAGTCGCCTAGTCTGGGGGTGTTGGCAACTTAAAGGAGGGAGCCTAGCGTGACTAGGGGCTCGGTCTGGATCCCGAGAGGCGTGGCGTGGCCTGGGGGGCGTGGCTTCGGGCCGAGCTTCGCCGCGCCAGGGGCGTGGCCACGCTGAAACTCCGGGGAAGGGGCGTGGCCCGGGATTCGTGCGGGAGAGGGGGCGTGCCTTCCTCTGGGTAATTGATCTGTCTCTGCGTTCTGGCCCTGGAACCGCCCTTTCTCCTTTAGGTGTCACCAGAAGGAGATGTCCACGGCCGCCGCCCCTGCGGGGggcttctccccctccttccagctTCTGGTCTGCGGGACGCTCGTGGCTGCCGTGCTGGGTGCCGCGCACCGCCTGGGGCTCTTATATCGGTTGATGCACAAGGTGCGGGGGCACCGAGGGGAGGCGAGCTGGGGGCAGCCAAAGGAAGACCTAGCGAGGGACTATCAGGAGAGTCTTTCCAGGGCCCTACCCCATACACGCCCTGGACTTTGCCTTGTGAGAGGTAATGGGGAAGTTACCGCTGCCAGGGCACTCAACACCCCATCCACCTCCTTCCCCAGGGGGCTCCAGCCCTTTTCCCTGAACACAGTGGGGCCATTGCTCCTGCTAGGAAGGCAAGCCCAGGAGAATGTGGCTGGGACAGCTGCTCTCTGCTGAGCTCTGTGTTTCAGAGTGATTATCTCATGCACCCAACATGTCCCAGAATAGATGCCCTTGTTTCTGTCTGCATTTTCCTTCgagaaaacggaggctcagagaggttgtgcGGTTGCTTGCTTCAAATGACCTCTTTGCAGAAAAGCTTGACCTGGCTCTGAACTACTTGGTGCCTCAGAAATTTACCCCTTCCCCAGATTCCTTACCCAGTCTTTCCTAGCCTGGAGCAACCTTGATCTCTTCCCAGAACTTCCTCTTTTAGATAGAAGCAGCACCACTGGCCTTGAAGACTTGTGGAGCTTTAAGGCAAAGGGATCTTGGTTTTTGGGGTTGTGTGgaagctgggctgggaggccgcTCCCACTCCCAGGCATTTGGTGGCTGGCAGCCTGTCAACTGGGTCTGGCCCAGGAGTGGGAGGGAACCTGGTAGTCTGGAGTCAACAGTCAGGCTGCCAGGCCCCGATATTGGAGGGCAGGCAGTTCTGGAGTCACAGCTGCCTTGTGCTTTCGGCCACACTTCCCTGGGTGTTGTAGATccaccttccccctctctccctgatTCTCCCAACATCTCTGGGTGGACAGTGTAACAGAGCAGGGAGCTTAACAACGTTGATTGAATCTTGCTTGGGCAAGTCTTGGTCCCCTTAGCTGTAAAAGGatatacagttgactcttgacTAACATGGGTCCTCTCatgtgcagatttttttcaataaatacagaaTACAGTAAatgtgctttttctttgttatgactttcttttccttcctcttctgtttctaactatatttttattgctttcagagaggaagggagagggagagagggatagaaacatcaatgatgagagagaataattgattggctgcctcctgcccaccccacacaggggatcgagtccacaacctgggcttgtgccctgactgggaatgaaactgtgattttctggttcataggttgatgctcaaccactgagccatgccagctgggctttctTATGACTTTCTTAATaatgtcattttttccccctagcttactttattgtaagaatacagcatAATCTACATATAACCTACAatatatgtgttaatcaactctTTATATTATCGATAAGACTTATGGTTaataggctattagtagttaagttctGGGGGAGTCAGAAGTTATTAGTGAATTTTTGACTTTGTGGGGGTTGGCACCTCTAacccctgtgttgttcaagggtcagctgtaatGACATGAGGATGGTAAGATATGTGCCTTCCCCACATCCctctggccctgctccctccctccttcctgggtGTGGGGGATCACccctcttcccacctgccctggtgcCCTTGCCCTAGTTCTTGACAGTCTTCCTCTTCTGCTTCATGGGCTTAGGTGGACAAGGTGAGCAACCGGCATGGTGGGGAGAGCGTGGCAGCTGTGCTGAGGGCTCATGGTGTGAAGTTCCTCTTCACACTAGTTGGTGGGCATATTTCCCCGCTGCTGGTGGCCTGTGAGAAGCTGGGCATCCGCGTGGTGGACACGCGCCATGAAGTCACAGCCGTGTTTGCTGCTGATGCTGTGGCCCGCCTGACTGGTGAGGGCAGAGCAGAGAGCGCtaggggctgggatgggggatCTTTGAGGGGCAGGGTTTTCTTTGGGGGGTGGCCAGTAGGATGGGCATTGGGTGCAGAGGGTGACAGGGTCTGTATTCCAGGAACGGTGGGCGTGGTGGCAGTGACGGCAGGCCCTGGCCTCACCAACACAGTGACAGCAGTAAAGAATGCCCAGATAGCCCAGTCCCCAGTACTGCTTCTGGGTGGGGCCGCCAGTACCCTGCTGCAGGTACCCTGACCTCAGGAGGTGGTAGGGGCTCCAGGGAGGTTTGGAGGGCTCCTACCCCATAACTCCCTTAAACCCGTTTCCACCAGAACCGGGGCGCACTCCAGGCCATTGATCAGATGTCCTTGTTCCGGCCACTCTGCAAGTTTTGTGCTTCTGTGCACAGAGTGCGGGACATCATGCCCACTCTGAGGACTGCGATGGCTGCTGCCCAGTCGGGCACCCCGGGTAGGTGGTAGAGGGCTGGGTAGTGGTCAGGTCCTAGGACCTGGGGGTTAGGGAAGTCCAGCAAGCTCAGTGTCCTCCCTGCTTCCACAGGCCCTGTGTTTGTGGAGCTGCCCATCGATGTGCTGTATCCCTACTTCATGGTCCAGAAGGAGATGGTGCCAGCCAAGCCACCCAAGGGCCTCATGGGTCGAGCAGTTTATTGGTGGGtagccccactcccaccatgaCCTCCTCCCTTCTCTTGCAACCTTTTGCCAGCATTTATCCCTCTTTGagctatttattgatttgcacatTAATGGAGAGGAACCAACTATGGGAAGAGACTTCTAGGTGGAGGGTATAGCATaagcaaaggtcctgaggcaggaatgaACTTGGTGGGTTGGGAAAGCAAGGTGGcctgtgagggcaggggctgaGTTTGCAGCAGGTGAGCAaagaggagagggggcaggggctgagtTTAGagcagccagcatggctcactggGAGTGCCTGCAGTTTTACGTTTAATTCAAAGTCCATTAAGAAGCATTGCAGGGCCTTAATCAGAGGTGTGGGATACCCTGATTCAGGCTTTTATTACGTTTCCTCTGGTGTTTGGAGAATGGACTCTGGTTGGGTGGAAGGTAGGAAGCCAGGGAGGAGGTATGGTTGTGCCCAGGACGAGAGGTGATGATGGCTTGGATCTGGGTAGTGGCTGTGGGATGCAGAGACATGGATGGATCACTAATGAGTACCTGGAGAAAGGGACTGGAGTGGGTCCCTGCAGGCCTGTGACATGGGCACAGCTCACTCTGGGGCTTTGAGTGGCAAGTGGCTAGGATCTTGGAGAGAGCAGGGtagtggggctggcctggggtaAACCTGAAGGTTTTAAAAGAGCTAAGGAGTTTGAGGGGTACTTCCTTCAGTTGAGCAGATAGAAAGGGGTAGGGGCACAGCTCAAGCAGAGGTATGTGAAAGGATCCATTTATGGTCACCACTAGGTGGGCCTGGCTGAAACCACACAGGAGGAGGAAGAATCaatcctccctcccacctttgcCCATTCTTGCCCCTGCTCCTTCCAGTCCTCCTTTATATATTTAGCAAGTGTGCTATGTGCCATGTACCAGGGTGAATATGGGTGACAGTAAACAAGACAGACAGGTTCCTGAACCCTGGGCTTGGGAAATGCACCTTGAGGGGCAGTTCAAGGAGTAGCGGTTTTACTCCATGTCTTTTATAACAACCCTTCGAATTAAGGTATTTTACTGAATGACTTGCATGAAGTCATCCAGCTTGTTAATGGCACATGAGGATTCAGCCTGGAGGAGCCTTCAAGCGCTTTACCCACAAAGCTATGGGCCATCTCTAATGAGTGAAATGGAAGTCCAGAGACATGGGTTCACATTCCAGGACTACTGCTAACTAGCTTTGATAACTTGAGCAAATGGTTAaaccatttccccccatttttattgagatataattgacagaCAGCACTCTCAGTTGATGGTGTAAAGCATAACAATTTGACTTACATATAATGTGATTAAACCTTTTTTGgcttcagctttctcatctgtaaaatgaatgaaCGTTGCCTGCTTTTCACTAGACTATAAGTCTGtgaagaataaaatgagatagtTTTGATAGTGCAAATGCTCAAGTCTAAAGAATTAACCATTAttattctatgtaataaaagcctaatatgctaagtgtccagttgtctggtcgtctgttcaaccaatcaaagcacaatatgctaatgaatgctaaggctgctcaattgcttgctatgatgtgcactgaccaccagggggcagacagttgactggttgaccagtcgctctgacatgcactgaccaccagggggcagacgttccaactggtagattagcttgctgctggggtccagccaatcgggactgaacGAGACAgactggacacgccctggagccctcccgtggttcctgtccggctggccaacctcccgcgtccctcctgGCTCtgattgtgcacaggtggggttcctcggcctagcctgtgccctcttgcaatctgggaccccttcggGGATGttgggagagctggtttcggcccaatggGGGCAGAACAactagttgctatgacgcgcactgaccaccagggggcagacgctcaatgtaggagctgccccctggtgtcagtgtgctgtgggagtgctgcttagccagaagccaggctcatagctggtgagcacagtggcagcggtggcgagagcctctcctgcctccgccccagcgctaaggatgtctgactgatggcttaggtggggagtgggcctaagctgtcagttggacatcccctgagggctccctgactgcgagagggtgcaggccaggctgagccccctccccccccagtgtatgaatttcgtgcaccaggcctctagttttaaataagaacAGGGCTGAATCCCATGTCAAGTCAGGTGAAAGGCAAGGTGTCTCCTATCCTTCCTTCAACATGGTTAGGGAACCAGGAATAGAGAGTGGGGCTCAGGGCTCTAACACATAGGAAATGGTCAGTAGTCATATCTGGGAGGCAGAAGTTTTAAGCAGTTCTGTTCTGTGGCCCTGACAGCCTCTTTGCTCCCTGGCCTCATAGTCCCCTCCaccgcccctcctcccaggcttccctcctcagccccctgcAAGGCTAgcttttgccttttctttccatGTTGGGGGTCTCCATGCTTCCTTCCTTGGCCTCTTCTCATTCTCTGCAGTTTGACTCCAAAGAGAAACAGAAGCTTCCCGTTCCGACTGCTTCCTGCCAACACCCATGTATCTGGTTTTGGCTGGATTGGGCGTTCTTAAGGGCAGGGCTGAGCAGGATTTATCTGTGTATCTTCAGAGCCCTGCACGGGGCTTCATGGAAAACCAGGGCCCTGTGTCCCAATGAGTAAGGAGACAGAGAAGGGGATGTCGGAAGCTAGAGAAAGGCAAGCGTACTGATGATGTGAATGGCTCCACTGATGGAGGGTTTTGCCAGGTGCTTTGTATCCTGAATGGATAGTTCACTGAGCCTTGGGAGGGAGGCTTCCTTTTACATTTTACAGAGCAGTTTGCTCAGAAAAGTTATATcatttgcccaaagccacacagctaggaagCGGCAGAGCCACCTCTGCCCGAGCCTGCAAGCTGTCCCTGATCCTGGCACTCCTGCCTGTGTCACTTGTTTCTGAGGGTCTGTGTCAGGTGGGTGTGGTCATCAGAAGCTTCCAAGGGGAAACTGGCTGCTGGAGACTTGATCACTGGGGTTTGCCCCTGGGCCATTGCTCGACCACCCCTGTGCCTGTCCGACTTCCCTCCTTCAGCTCCTGGAACCTCAGTAATGAATCCTGGTAAccactctttcctttcctcttcgcAGGTACTTAGAGAATTACCTGGCCAATCTCTTTGCAGGAGCCTGGGAGCCTCGGCCCGAAGGGCCCCTACCTCTGGACATCCCCCAGGCATCCCCCCAGCAGGTAAATTGCCCCTCTTTCCTGGCCGAGAACCCCACCTGGCAGGACAGCCTGTCCCTGAGTCAGTATTGGGACTTTGATCTTGGGGGCTAATGGTGACTCAGGGTCGGCTCTTTGAGCCCCACCTCTTGCCCCAGGTTCAGCGCTGTGTGGAGATCTTGAGCCGGGCCAAAAGGCCCCTTGTGGTGCTGGGGAGCCAGGCCCTACTGCCCCCGACACCTGCCAGCAAGCTTCGGTGAGAAGCCTCAGCCCTGCCTTTACTATCACATtcctggtccctggtcccctgGTGCCCTGTGGGGACTGGCAGGCCCGGGGCCACACTCACTTCTGCTTACCTGGACCTGCAGGGCTGCCATGGAGACTCTGGGTGTCCCCTGCTTCCTGGGCGGGATGGCACGGGGGCTGCTGGGCCGAAACCACCCCCTGCACATCCGGCAGAACCGCGGTGCCGCCCTGAAGAAGGCAGACGTTGTTCTCCTGGCAGGTGGGCTTCAGCCTCCAccccctctcttccctttccctcactCCAGGACCCCCCTTACCCTTTGATCCTGCCCCTCCTAATCTGGTGCTCACCGGCCCTACCCCTGCCCCTTTCAAGGTTTTTGAACAACTCTGACTTTGAAATTCATCTGAACTCGTGCCAGGTTGTAGTTGTGTGCTGTGACCCAGCTTTGCACAAAGGAGGACACACAGATAGTGGGCTCTGTGGAACTTTCTGCACAGCATTTGCATTTGTACACGTTATACAGCATTTATCCTTTATACAGCATGTACACATACGGCATATACATTTTCACAGAAAGTGCTTTGAAGTCTGCCGGACACATAATACTTGTATCCGTTAGCTATTGCTGTGTAATAACCATTCCaaaattcagtggcttaaaatGCAATTATTATTTCTCAAGACCCACCAACAGGTAAGGTGGTAGGTTTTCTGGTTTTGGCAGGGCTCATTCAGGAGTCTggttggggaggcaggagggcagctgTGCCCATCTAGGCTGGGCTGGCTCACATACTTGGGGATTGGCTGGGGCTATCACTGGGTTGGCATGGCCTCAGCTAGGATTCTGAGTTCTCACTcttctctacctcctcctccatgTTCCTCATCATCCAGCAGGCTGGCTTGGGCTGCTTCACTTGGAGGATGAAACATGTAGGGTGGGGGGAGCCAGGTTATTTAAAGGAGAGTGAAAGCTGCAAGGCTTATTGAAGCCTGGTCTCAGGAACGCATGCCAGCCCTCCTGACACATGCTGCTGGCCAGAGCACATCCCGAGGCCAGCCCAGGTTTAAGGGCAGGGGAGCTACAAAGTCATCACAGGTGGCATGGGGCCATGGAGAGGTGAAGAACGGGCACCCTTTTGTATTCAGTCTGCTATGGTGGATTAAATTAGGTAGGGGGCATCCCCCAGGACACTGGCCCTCCATCCACTGTTCCCGTCTCCCACCCTAGGAGTTGTGTGTGACTTCCGTCTGTCCTATGGCCGTGTCCTCAGCCGAAGCAGCAAGATCATCATTGTCAACCGTAACCGGAAAGAGATGTTGATCAACTCAGACATGTTCTGGAAGCCCCAGGAAGCTGTGCAGGGTGAGCCCCTAACACCCCACACATgtgctcctgggccctctgctgcAGCTGGCTCGAGCTGGGTTCTGGGTTCTGGACCTTGCCTGAGGGAGCACCCAGTCAGCCAGAGCCATAGATTCAGCTCTCAGACTGATGAGTGCTTCTGCATGAACACAGGGTGGGTGTGCACCAGAGGGAAGGCCTGGGAATGTGCATGTGACCATGTCCCCTGCTGCAGATCCTTTCCCGCTGCCAGCTGCTCACTGCTTGGCCCCTGAGGTCTCTGTCAGTCTGCCATAACCGCAACCCCGGATCAGTCCTCTCCCCTGGCCTTTCTGTGCCCTGCTTCGCCCATCATTGCAAGGACATGGGCTTCCCTGAGTGCTGGTGACAGGGAACTCTGTGTCAAACAGAGAAGTGGCAGTTTCATTCATCATGTTTGGGAAGGCCCACTGTAGCAGTTGGGGGGGCAGCGAGTTGGAGGGGCCAGACGGTGTCAAGGGGTCTGTTAAACTGGGTCAGGACAGAAATGACAAGGCCTAGATCGAGGATGAACAGGGAAAGAGAAactcaacttctctgagcctcgagGTGATTATTTCCTAATGCAGATGATGAAAAGTGCATCATCACCAGCTCGTATATTTGCTCACAAGCACTCTGTGTGCGTGGGTTGTAGAGAGGTACTTGGCAGATGGAAGTGTTTTTAGCAATATCTTTTAGAGGAAGAACTGATAGGACCTAATCTGGGGTGTCATGGGGAGGCTGGCGACCAGGTTGGCCTGGGTTTCTAACCCACTCTGTCCTCCCTAAACCTTGTTTCTCCAGCCTTgccctccctctcactctggcTGCCCTAACCTGGTTCCCAGGATGTTTTTCCCGATTTGCTCAAGGAGCGCCCCTGGTCTGCCTCCTTGCCTCCTGTTCCCAGGCTCCTGTTGGCTTCCTGTTGGCTTGGGCCTCGTGTGCTGAAAGGGCAGAAGGAGGCCGCCTCTCTGCAGCTGTGCCCTTTCCTTCCCCAGGAGACGTGGGCTCCTTTGTGCTGAAGCTGGTGGAGGGCCTTCAGGGCCAGACATGGGCCTCAGACTGGGCAGAGGAGCTTCGGCAAGCCGACCAGCAGAAGGAGAAGTCCTTTCGGTGGGGGCTGGTGGACATGGAGGGTGGTGGTAGGTTCCCAGCAAGGTCTGCTGCTGGTCCTGCTGACCTGCACTGGTCCATTGCAGGGAGAAGGCGATGATGCCTGTATCCCAACACCTGAACCCGGTGCGGGTGCTGCAGCTGGTGGAAGAAACTTTGCCTGACAATTCGATTCTGGTGGTAGATGGCGGGGACTTTGTGGGCACTGCCGCCCACCTGGTGCAGCCCCGTGGCCCCCTGTGCTGGCTCGATCCTGGTAAGGAAGGGCCTACGCCTGGGGCAGCTTGTACCGTCCAGtcccattcacacacacatgctcttGGTTCTCCTAGGGGCCTTCGGGACTCTGGGGGTTGGAGCAGGATTTGCACTTGGGGCCAAACTGTGCCGGCCAGATGCTGAGGTGAgtcagagcctggaggcaggtGGCTTGCTGCTTTTTGGGCCATGAACAACCCCAACTATGTCCTGTCCCACCTCAGGTCTGGTGCCTGTTTGGGGATGGAGCTTTTGGGTACAGCCTCATCGAATTTGACACCTTTGTCAGACACAAGGTAACCGGCCGCCCCAGGTGAAGCCTGAGGTTCTGGGAGATGTCatcagggtgggctgggctggggagggggctgcttcTGCCTGGTGGAGGTCCTCTGGCTGGCCAAGCCTGTGGGGACTGAATACTGTGGCTTGGCCTCATCCTCTCCCTGCAGATCCCAGTGATGGCCTTGATAGGGAATGATGCTGGCTGGACCCAGATTTCTCGGGAGCAGGTGCCCTCTTTGGGCAGCAATGTGGCCTGTGGCCTGGCCTACACTGGTGAGGGGCCTGGCAtgggggaggctgtccctggCTCAGCTGGGTGTGTCTCTCTTGGGCTGGTGGGCTGGGTCCCTGCCACCATCTGACTTGATCTCCCTTTTTAGATTATCACAAAGCAGCCATGGGTCTGGGGGCCCAGGGCTTGCTGCTCTCGCGGGAGAATGAGGATCAGGTGGTTAAGGTGCTTCGTGATGCCCAGCAGCAGTGCCAAGATGGCCATCCAGTCGTCGTCAATATCCTCATTGGGAGGACAGACTTCCGCGATGGCTCCATTGCTGTGTAGGGCCTTGTGGGTGCCTTCCTACCCCTGGACTACTTAGCTGGTCTGGAGTCTCTTCCTTGCCTGCTCTGGGCTATCCCGTGGGGCTCAGTGACCCTATAATCCTccctgaggccagggaggggctggaggggtcaGGGTTCAGGGAGGCTCCCTGGAAGCACAGCAGAGCTCTGGGGCCTTTTTCTTTGTGGTCCCAATTGtgccctttctctttttctacacACGGAATAAACCACCCCTGGTCCACGTGGGCCCAAGTACGCATCCCAGAACCTGTGCATATTGATTTATTGTTCACAAAGATGGAAgtgaggggaagaggggggtAGACAGACGGGGACCCTACTCTCCCACTGGGCACCAGTACTGGGGATTTCAGGGTACTCAGCACTGTGAACCCTTCCCCCGTTCTGTGGTCCCTGAAAGAGCCCCACACGTCTGCTCCAGACGTGTCCATGCACTCTCAtcctcacacacagacacacacacacagaggcaatAAATATGTTCCGTACCAAAGTGCCCCAGCCTGACACTTCAGGTGGGGCCCCTCCAAAAGGGAGGTCTTATAAGTGCTCAGTTTCTTCAAGGACGCTGAGGAAGaattggggaggggaagggccaaACTCTACGATCTCAATATGCTGGTTTGAGGCAATTGTGGGGTTTTCCCTGGGAGAGAGTGGGGAAATCTGTTTTTCTATAAGCCCAGGCCGCCCCTATCCAGCTGGAGCCCAGGTAGGGGCTGCTCTTGACCCCACCCCAAACCTCCTCACAGTCCTTGGGCCCTCCCAAAGGGAGGGAGAAGCAGAGTGCAATGCTCAAAGCTAATACTGATTTGGTTGGCAGCAGCAAGAGGATTGACTGGGGGGTGTCTCACCATCCCAGGGTGATGCTCACATTAACTGGTGTTGCCTAGGCCAAggggaggcaagagaggccagcCCAGCAAGGGGGAGATGCTCTTGGTCCTCAGAAAAGATGGCCACAACAGCTGGTCCCCAAATCTCCAGTCCCTGGCCTTTGCAACCAGTACCCAAATAATTTAGCACTGGAAATGAGAAATTAAATCTCAGCATCTGCTGGCTGGTCGCTAGGCAACTCCCCAGCAATCCAGAGCTAGGCCTGAAAGACAGGTCTGGTCCCTTTCTATCTTTAGGGCACTGTCTCAGCAACCAGGAGCCCGGCCCTTAGTATCCGGGGTCCCGCCCCGCCCGGCTCAGAGGCACACATTGATCTGCTTGGAAAGCTCTCTCTCTAGGTCCAGGATGAGGGCATCAAAGTCTTTGAGGTTCAGGTGCGGGTTGAAGGGCGCTTCGAAGTCATCCTCGAAGTCTGCGGCGCCCGTGGGCTCCCCTGCCTCCTCGTCTTCGCTGTCGCTGCCCGTCACGTGGTCGTAGTCGGGCCCGGAAAGGAAGTCCCGCCCACAGGGCAAAAAGTCCCTCCCGCAAACGCTCCAGTCGCCGGCGTAGCGGTTACTCGGAGGGCTCTCGGGGCCGCCCCGACCGCGGGGCCGAGTCACTACTTCAGGAGCCGCCAGCGGCAAGTGCAGCGACGGCTGTTGTTTGGGCTGCAAGTACGGGTCGAGGTCCGTAGCCTCTGGGAACCTGCggggatctgcagagggagagggcgGGCTTGTGATGACAGGACATAGAGGCGGCAGCCAGGTCTCTGATTGGCTGTTTAGGTAACCAGCCAGATCACGATATCTCTGATTGACATGTTG
The sequence above is a segment of the Myotis daubentonii chromosome 5, mMyoDau2.1, whole genome shotgun sequence genome. Coding sequences within it:
- the ILVBL gene encoding 2-hydroxyacyl-CoA lyase 2, translating into MSTAAAPAGGFSPSFQLLVCGTLVAAVLGAAHRLGLLYRLMHKVDKVSNRHGGESVAAVLRAHGVKFLFTLVGGHISPLLVACEKLGIRVVDTRHEVTAVFAADAVARLTGTVGVVAVTAGPGLTNTVTAVKNAQIAQSPVLLLGGAASTLLQNRGALQAIDQMSLFRPLCKFCASVHRVRDIMPTLRTAMAAAQSGTPGPVFVELPIDVLYPYFMVQKEMVPAKPPKGLMGRAVYWYLENYLANLFAGAWEPRPEGPLPLDIPQASPQQVQRCVEILSRAKRPLVVLGSQALLPPTPASKLRAAMETLGVPCFLGGMARGLLGRNHPLHIRQNRGAALKKADVVLLAGVVCDFRLSYGRVLSRSSKIIIVNRNRKEMLINSDMFWKPQEAVQGDVGSFVLKLVEGLQGQTWASDWAEELRQADQQKEKSFREKAMMPVSQHLNPVRVLQLVEETLPDNSILVVDGGDFVGTAAHLVQPRGPLCWLDPGAFGTLGVGAGFALGAKLCRPDAEVWCLFGDGAFGYSLIEFDTFVRHKIPVMALIGNDAGWTQISREQVPSLGSNVACGLAYTDYHKAAMGLGAQGLLLSRENEDQVVKVLRDAQQQCQDGHPVVVNILIGRTDFRDGSIAV